Within Bacteroidales bacterium, the genomic segment GTATTAATTATTTAAAATAAAACTATGAAAAAGGTATTAAGCCAGGAGATAAACGATCAGGCCGAACGGTACCGCGACTACACCGCCGGCAACCTGTCGAAGCTCATCAAAATAAAATCGCTGAGTGGCGAGGAGCGTGAGGTGCAGCTGGAGCTGAAAAAACAAATGGAAGAAGCCGGATTCGACGAAGTGCGCATCGACGGGCTGGGCAACGTGATCGGACGCATTGGCAATGGTAAAAAAATCCTCGCCATCGACGGCCACATGGACACCGTGGATATCGGCCAGCTCAGCAACTGGCAGTTTGACCCGCTGGGCGGCGAAATACGCGACGGCTATGTACACGGCCGCGGCAGTGTAGATCAGGAAGGCGGCCCGGCAGCTTTTATCACCGCCGGACGCATCATCAAAAACCTCGGTCTGGCCGATAACCTCACCATTTATCTCGTGGGCAGCGTAATGGAAGAAGACTGCGACGGACTGTGCTGGAAATATCTGATAGAGGAAGAAGGCTTGAAACCCGATTGTGTGATTGTAACCGAACCCACCAACCTGAACATCTACCGCGGACATCGCGGACGCATGGAGATGCACGTTCATTTTAACGGACTCTCCGCCCACGGCTCGGCACCCGAACGCGGCAAAAACGCCATCTACATGGCAGCGCGCGTAGCGCTGGAGATAGAAAAGCTAAACGAGCGCCTTCCCAAAGACGACTTTCTGGGCAAGGGCAGCATTACCATCTCCGAAATTACCAGCCAAAGCCCATCCCTCTGCGCGGTGGCCGACTACGCCCGCATCCATCTCGACCGGAGGCTTACCGCCGGCGAAACGATGGAATCGGCAGTAAAGGAAGTGGAGGAGTTGATAAAAGGTTTGGATGCCCGCGTGGAAGTGCTGGAATATTCCGAAAAGGCCTGGACAGGACTGGAATATGGGATGCGGAAATATTATCCCACCTGGATAATCGATGAGAAGCATCCGGTGATAAAAACCGGCGTGCGCGCCTACGAGGGGCTTTTCGACAAAAAGCCAAAAGTGGATAAATGGACTTTCTCCACCAACGGTGTTACCATCAGAGGGATTTACGGCATACCGGTAATTGGCTTCGGCCCCGGCAACGAGGTACTGGCACATGCGCCCAACGAAAAAGTACGTGTCGACGACCTCGTGAAAGCCTCCGCATTTTACGCTGGCTTTGCTGCCGAAATGAGCGAAGAATAAGTATTTCTTTTTTAATAAAACTTTTGATTTCTCACGGTAAAATTCCATAAACAAAAAATCAAAACATAAATAAATCTCAATGATCAAAGCATTTTAGTTATTGAATTTTGTCTTTTGAAATTTATTTGGAAATTTATTTGGAAATTGAGATTTGCATCTTGGTGCTTTTTTTAATTCTAAAATCAGCTTTTTTATGAATCTTCAGCAACAAATCGATCAACTGGCCAATCTGAAAAGCCATCTTTACCAAAAGGATTTTCTGCTCACCTGGGAAAAATCACACGACGACCTGCAGGCAACGCTATTAATTGCCGACATCTTGAAAAATATGCGTACCGAAAATATTTCGCCCCGCCTTTTCGATACCGGGCTGGCCGTCTCTATTTTCCGCGACAACTCCACCCGCACGCGCTTTTCGTTCGCCTCGGCTGCCAACCTGCTGGGGCTGGCCGTGCAGGATATGGACGAGACCAAATCGCAGATTGCTCATGGCGAAACCGTGCGCGAAACGGCCAACATGATTTCGTTTCTGACTGATTTTATCGGAATCCGCGACGACATGTACCTGGGCGAAGGCAACAAATACATGCGCCAGGTGGGCGAAGCACTCGACGACGGCGCCGCCCGTGGCGTTCTACCCGTGCGACCGGGAGTCATCAATTTGCAGTGCGATCTCGACCATCCCACCCAAACCATGGCCGACCTGCTGCATCTAAAAAATCATTTTGGCTCATTGGAAGAGTTGCGCGGAAAAAAAATAGTGATGAGCTGGGCATACTCGCCGAGCTACGGAAAACCACTTTCGGTTCCGCAGGGAATCATCGCTCTGATGACGCGCTTTGGCATGAATGTGGAACTAGCACATCCCAAAGGTTACGAGCTGTTACCCGAGGTGATCACCGTTGCAAAAAAGAACGCAGCAGCAAGCAGCGGCACTTTCTCCGTTGGCAATTCGATGGAAAAGGCCATGCAGGGTGCTGACATTGTTTATCCCAAAAGCTGGGCGCCCATTAGCGTGATGCAACAACGCACCCCTCTGCTTCGTCAGAAAGATACTGCCGGCCTGGCACAACTCGAAAAAGATTGCCTTCGGCACAATGCGGAATTTAAAAATTGGGAATATGATAACGAGATGGCACGGCAAACACGCAACGGCCAGGGGCTTTACATGCACTGTCTGCCGGCCGACATTTCGGGAGTTTCATGCCCGCAAGGCGAAGTTTCCGCCGACACTTTCGAGCAGTGGCGCATCACCACCTATCAGCAGGCGGGTTACAAACCCTACATCATCGCTGCCATGATGCTTGCCAATCGTTTTGAGAATCCGGCGCAGATACTGAAAAAGATTTTAGAATCGCAGCGGTCGCGAGTGAAATATTAAAATGGGCAATGAGAGTTGAGAAAAGGAGCTCGAAAAATAAATCGTAATGATTTCGGGCATTGCACTCACGGCTAATGATTTCGCCCCATTGAGAATGGATAACCGTATTTTATTGAGTCAATAAAATTTCTTTCTCGTTTCTCATCGCTCATTTCTTTCCCCGACAACTACCTTTCCGCTAATCAATACATATTTCGCTTCTCCTTTCGTGGGCATTCCTTCGTAGATGTTGGTGTCGCAATGTTGGTGATGTGTGCGGCGGCTGATGATATTGGTTTTCTCAGGATTCCAGACCACGATATCCGCATCGGCTCCGGGAGCCAGAATTCCTTTGGCAGGATAAAGTCCAAAAATGTGGGCAGCGTTGGTCGAAGTCAACTCCACGAAACGGTTGAGACTGATTTTGCCGGTGAGAACGCCATAAGTATAAAGCAACGCCAAACGATGTTCGACCCCTCCGGCGCCATTGGGGATTTTTCGCAAATCGTCTTTGCCTTCCATTTTTTGTTTTAAAGTAAACGGACAGTGGTCGGAGCCGAGAGTTTGGATGGTTCCATCGGTCACCGCTTTCCACAAAGCATGCTGGTGCTCTGCTTTACGCAATGGCGGACTAATTATATAAGGTGCGGCCTGCTCGAAATGCTGGTGATATTTTTGCTCGTTGAGGAGCAGGTAATGCGGGCAGGTTTCGGCATAAACTTTTTGTCCGGCAGCCTGCGCCTTTGCGATCAATTCCAGCGACTCTGCCGCCGAAACGTGCACGATGTATAATGTACATCCTGTCTTCCGCGCCAGCTCGATGGCAGTGCCAACCGCCTGCGCTTCCAGCTCCGGCGGCCGCGAAAAATAATGCGCCATTGCCACCGGCAGATCAGTTATCGCATATTTTTCGCGTAAGCGTGCTACTTCTTTTCCCTCTTCGCAATGCACCAAAACGATAGCTCCCAGACAAGCAGCTTCCTGCATAACCTTTTCCAGCGCATCGGGGAGCAACCCGATGGTGTCCAGATAGGCCAAATAGCATTTGAAAGAGCGTGTTTGGAATTTTTCGACGCATTCCGCCATTTCATCGGGCATGGTGCTGCGCCAGGTAGTCGGGCTAACGTGGAGAAAAACATTTGTCAACGCGGCTCGCGCTTCAGCCTGACGCGAGGCCAAAGCTGCCGGCAGCAATTCACCGGGAGCCGGCGTCACAAAGTCGATGAGCGTGGTGGTGCCACCCATCAGCGCGGCATTGCTTCCCGAAAGAAAATCGTCGCTTGATGGTCCGGCAGGCGTAGGAAGTTGCATGTGAACGTGTGGGTCGATGCCTCCCGGAAAAATCAGGCAGCCACTGGCATCGATGACTTTTGAAGCAGCCTCAGCCCCTTCCACAAATTCATCAACAGCTACAATCTTGCCTTGATTCACCGCCACATCAGCTTTAAAGCTGCTATCGGCATTAACGACGGTTCCGTTTTTTATTAAAAGATCCATTGTTTTATTAATAAAAATAAGCCCAAAATGCATCTGCCCACAAGGGAAGCCGCGACAATGATTTAAAAATTAAATTTTACCCTGTGGGAAATCTTTCACATAAGTGCCATCTTCAGCTTTTACAAATCCTACCCGGCGCAGGTATTTCTCATGCTTCGGACTGATGCCGTCGGCAATGGCACGGCGGAAACCGGCATTGATAAAACTCCCCTGCAATCCGTAATAAAGGAATCTTCCGTTGCGGTAATCGCGGTATTCCGGAACCACATAATCGAGCACTACTTTCATGGTGTCGCCACCGGTGCGATGCGCCAGAAAAATGCCCGCCACTTGTGTATCGCGCAGCACAAAAAAGCTGATGCTATTCATCTCAGGCTTGTAAACGAACCCCGGAAAAAACTTCTGTATGTCCTGTCGATGAAAATCCAAAAACTTCATCAGATAACGGTTGTCGTTTCTTATTTCAAGAATGTCGAAAAAATCTTTTCGGGTGTAAATACGCACCAGATAATAGACATCCACCGAAACGATGAAAGCGTTGAGCAGCCCCACCGGATAGGCACCGATCAAAAATCCGTATGTCGAAAAGGTGATTGCTCCCACCAGATTGATCCATCTGAACTTCAGGATCGAGTTCATGGTCATCGACAGTGCAATGATGACCGAGGCAACAAATCCTATGTATTGTAAAACATCAGCATTCATAAAAAATTTATTTGTGATTTTTCTTTCAATGAAATTCCAATATTTAAAAAGCAATATTCAAATCGTAACAGGTTTGAGTTTTATAATTTAGAATTTATTTGGGATTTGCTTAAAATTTGAGATTTGAAACTTAGTATTTTCCCATTCGCTCCCAAAGCCGCAGGGATTGTTGGCGTGTAAACTTTAGCACCTCCTGTTCATCGACCGTTTGCAACTGCCTGTCGCGGACAATGAGTTTGCCATTGGCAATGACGTGGCGCACATGGCGCTCGCGGAAACCAAAAAGAAAATGAGCAAGGAAGTTTTCCGGCGTGATGGGCGAAGCCGCGTCATAATCGAGCACCACCAGATTGTTGTCGCCATCGCCGTAAAAGTTATTTTCATTGAGATACCGGTGTACATTTCTCAGTCGCTGCCAAGCACCGGCCATGGTGAGATGATCGTTGTGCTTTCCAGCAAAAAAGGCCGTCTGAGCGCTACGCAGAATTTCGCTGTGCATACCGTCAGTACCCAAAAAAATATTGCTTCCCAACTTTTCGCCATCAAAAAACCCCACATTATTATTAAGGTTGCTTTCGATATTTTCGACAACCCAAGCAGGCGACTCGCGCACCAGTTGTTTTTCGCTATCATCCAGATGCAGGCAATGGCCAAGAATGGTTTTGGAAGATTCCAGCAATCCGAAATCCGCCAGACGCTGCACTACTCTTTTCTGGTGACGCTCCTCACACAACTTCTGATCTATCGGATCTTCGGCCACGTGAATATGAACTCCCGAATGGCTTTGACGCATAAGTTCGGCAGCGCGGCGCATGGTATCGTCGCCAACCGTGAAAGAAGCATGCAAACCAACCAGACCCTGATGCTTTGCAAGATAATCTGTCGTTTCCTGTAAGCCGGCTGCTGCTTTATCCAGCCCGTCGCGGTCGGTAATTTCGTAACACAACAGATGTCCGACGCCCACCTCATCAAAAGCTTCGGCGATGACCGACAGCGAACCCGCGATAGCGTTGGGCGAAGCATGATGATCGATCACGAAAGTGACGCCTGATTTGGCGCAGGCCATCGCCGTTGCCAATGCGCTGGCGCGGATAAGATCACGATCCAGGGCCTTATCCAACCGCCACCAGACATATTGTAGATTTTCATGAAAATTTTGGGGTGCCTTTGGCGGAGGGTTCATACCACGCGAAAGTGCCGAATAAACATGGTGATGCCCAATGGCAAACGACCGCATCACCAACATTCCCTGGCAATCGATGGTTTCTACATTAGCAGGCGTATCTTTCAGCTCGTCGATTATGGTTAATGCCGGGCTGATGTTGTCACCTTTTACCAACAGGTTCGTTTGATGAAACGACAAGTCCTGCCAATCGACGTAAGTTGTGTTTTTTAATAACAAGTCCATTTTGTAGTTTTTTATTTCAAAATATTTTGGGGTAAAGCCCACATATAGTTCTATGTCGTTTCGTCCCCGGTCTGAAGGCCGGGGTTAGTGATATTCCCTCAATTTTTTTCTGTCTTTTGAATGGGCTTCAGCGGCAGCTCCCATCTTCGGATGCCATCGAAAGCTGTAAAAGCATTGGCAATGGCAGCGGCAGTAGGCACCAGCCCAATCTCACCAATCCCTTTGGCACCATAAGGCCCCACAGCATCAGGCACCTCCACCGGCTTTACAACGATTTCGGGAGTTTCGTGTGCCCGCAAGATTTTCAAATCACGCATCTTATCACTTACCAAAAAACCATTTTCCATGGGTAGGCTTTCGGTGAGCGCGTAGCCTAAGCCCATGTGCACGCCGCCTTCTATCTGTCCTTCAAACAGCATAGGATTCATCACTTTGCCACCATCATGCGCAGCCACCATTTTGATAATATTTCCTTCGGCGTCGAGCACACAAAGTTGTGCAGCGTACCCATAAGAATAATGTATCACGGGATTTTCGATGCCACTACCCGGCGCTGTGGTCCAGTCACAGACAAAGGCGCCGCGGTATTTTTTCCCGGCCAGCATCTGTAACGGCTGCGTCATCAAATCCGCTTTCAACGCTGAGGCAGCATCTATCACCGCACGGCCTACCAAAGCCGTGGCGCGTGACGAAGTGGTCATCCCAGTAGCAATCTGTGCTTCCGTGTCCACCTGAACCTCGATGATGTCGGGATCGATTCCTGTTTCCTCGCAAAGCGTCTGCAGCGCCATGTTATGCACCCCCTGCCCCATCTCCGTCCAGCCATGTTTCAGGATCACCTTTTTTTCAGAAACGATTTC encodes:
- the ygeW gene encoding knotted carbamoyltransferase YgeW, whose protein sequence is MNLQQQIDQLANLKSHLYQKDFLLTWEKSHDDLQATLLIADILKNMRTENISPRLFDTGLAVSIFRDNSTRTRFSFASAANLLGLAVQDMDETKSQIAHGETVRETANMISFLTDFIGIRDDMYLGEGNKYMRQVGEALDDGAARGVLPVRPGVINLQCDLDHPTQTMADLLHLKNHFGSLEELRGKKIVMSWAYSPSYGKPLSVPQGIIALMTRFGMNVELAHPKGYELLPEVITVAKKNAAASSGTFSVGNSMEKAMQGADIVYPKSWAPISVMQQRTPLLRQKDTAGLAQLEKDCLRHNAEFKNWEYDNEMARQTRNGQGLYMHCLPADISGVSCPQGEVSADTFEQWRITTYQQAGYKPYIIAAMMLANRFENPAQILKKILESQRSRVKY
- the hydA gene encoding dihydropyrimidinase, translating into MDLLIKNGTVVNADSSFKADVAVNQGKIVAVDEFVEGAEAASKVIDASGCLIFPGGIDPHVHMQLPTPAGPSSDDFLSGSNAALMGGTTTLIDFVTPAPGELLPAALASRQAEARAALTNVFLHVSPTTWRSTMPDEMAECVEKFQTRSFKCYLAYLDTIGLLPDALEKVMQEAACLGAIVLVHCEEGKEVARLREKYAITDLPVAMAHYFSRPPELEAQAVGTAIELARKTGCTLYIVHVSAAESLELIAKAQAAGQKVYAETCPHYLLLNEQKYHQHFEQAAPYIISPPLRKAEHQHALWKAVTDGTIQTLGSDHCPFTLKQKMEGKDDLRKIPNGAGGVEHRLALLYTYGVLTGKISLNRFVELTSTNAAHIFGLYPAKGILAPGADADIVVWNPEKTNIISRRTHHQHCDTNIYEGMPTKGEAKYVLISGKVVVGERNER
- a CDS encoding amidohydrolase family protein, with product MDLLLKNTTYVDWQDLSFHQTNLLVKGDNISPALTIIDELKDTPANVETIDCQGMLVMRSFAIGHHHVYSALSRGMNPPPKAPQNFHENLQYVWWRLDKALDRDLIRASALATAMACAKSGVTFVIDHHASPNAIAGSLSVIAEAFDEVGVGHLLCYEITDRDGLDKAAAGLQETTDYLAKHQGLVGLHASFTVGDDTMRRAAELMRQSHSGVHIHVAEDPIDQKLCEERHQKRVVQRLADFGLLESSKTILGHCLHLDDSEKQLVRESPAWVVENIESNLNNNVGFFDGEKLGSNIFLGTDGMHSEILRSAQTAFFAGKHNDHLTMAGAWQRLRNVHRYLNENNFYGDGDNNLVVLDYDAASPITPENFLAHFLFGFRERHVRHVIANGKLIVRDRQLQTVDEQEVLKFTRQQSLRLWERMGKY
- a CDS encoding YgeY family selenium metabolism-linked hydrolase, producing the protein MKKVLSQEINDQAERYRDYTAGNLSKLIKIKSLSGEEREVQLELKKQMEEAGFDEVRIDGLGNVIGRIGNGKKILAIDGHMDTVDIGQLSNWQFDPLGGEIRDGYVHGRGSVDQEGGPAAFITAGRIIKNLGLADNLTIYLVGSVMEEDCDGLCWKYLIEEEGLKPDCVIVTEPTNLNIYRGHRGRMEMHVHFNGLSAHGSAPERGKNAIYMAARVALEIEKLNERLPKDDFLGKGSITISEITSQSPSLCAVADYARIHLDRRLTAGETMESAVKEVEELIKGLDARVEVLEYSEKAWTGLEYGMRKYYPTWIIDEKHPVIKTGVRAYEGLFDKKPKVDKWTFSTNGVTIRGIYGIPVIGFGPGNEVLAHAPNEKVRVDDLVKASAFYAGFAAEMSEE